One region of Gymnogyps californianus isolate 813 chromosome 28, ASM1813914v2, whole genome shotgun sequence genomic DNA includes:
- the LOC127026597 gene encoding keratin, type I cytoskeletal 23-like isoform X2, giving the protein MSTSQGPFQFFSGSLRGSSGCGLAQQGTSYRPSSADGGASSTHTSFSSARPLWLATGGGAPWGGFGEHHGESIFLGGNEKQTMQNLNDRLAAYLDKVRSLEAANAQLESCILEWHKTKSHGKRHDFNQYEQNVTDMQRQIEDGKITNASILLQIDNANMASEDFRLKYEAEKSRRQGVQLDVENLRKELDGLTIVTTDLEMEIEGLREEHILRRKDHEEDMEANRSSQDFKVNVKVNAAPPEDLAKILAEIREDYEAIIEKNRQSLDSWYKEQSAAMSLAAAPNPEQIQRNENEIKDLTRTLQSLDIELQAQMSKKHMLEDTLADTRNYYAVALQNMQQIISKCEEELSQVRHDIKQQNNQYKVLLGIKTRLEKEISTYRLLLEGNVDGIARKSESKAKEHAGLTNRKIKAIVHDSVDGQVVSSTINEIHQHA; this is encoded by the exons ATGAGTACCAGCCAAGGCCCTTTCCAGTTTTTTTCTGGGTCCCTCAGGGGTAGTTCAGGGTGTGGTTTGGCCCAGCAAGGAACTTCTTACAGACCTTCAAGTGCAGATGGTGGTGCCAGCAGCACACAtacctctttctcctctgccagaCCCCTCTGGCTGGCTACTGGAGGAGGGGCACCTTGGGGAGGCTTCGGCGAGCACCATGGGGAAAGCATCTTCCTGGGTGGGAATGAGAAACAGACTATGCAAAACCTGAATGACCGTTTGGCTGCCTATCTGGACAAGGTCCGTTCCTTAGAAGCAGCTAACGCTCAGCTGGAAAGCTGCATCCTAGAGTGGCACAAGACAAAGTCTCACGGAAAGAGGCATGACTTCAACCAATACGAGCAAAACGTCACTGACATGCAAAGACAG attGAGGATGGCAAGATCACCAATGCCAGTATCCTTTTACAAATTGATAACGCTAACATGGCATCTGAAGACTTCAGGCTCAA GTATGAAGCGGAGAAGTCGCGCAGGCAGGGAGTGCAGCTTGATGTTGAGAACCTGCGTAAGGAGCTCGACGGCCTGACCATTGTTACAACAGATCTGGAAATGGAAATTGAAGGCTTGAGAGAAGAGCACATCCTCAGGAGGAAAGACCATGAGGAG GATATGGAAGCAAATCGCTCATCACAAGACTTCAAAGTCAATGTAAAAGTAAATGCAGCACCTCCTGAAGACTTAGCCAAGATTCTAGCAGAAATAAGAGAAGATTATGAAGCCATAATTGAAAAGAATCGTCAAAGCCTGGACAGTTGGTACAAAGAACAG AGCGCAGCTATGTCTCTGGCAGCAGCCCCTAATCCAGAACAGATACAGCGCAATGAGAACGAGATCAAGGATCTAACACGTACTTTACAATCCCTGGACATCGAGCTGCAGGCACAGATGAGTAAG AAACACATGCTGGAAGACACCTTGGCTGACACTCGGAATTACTATGCTGTTGCACTTCAAAACATGCAGCAGATCATCTCCAAATGTGAGGAAGAGCTAAGCCAGGTTCGTCATGACATTAAGCAGCAAAATAACCAATACAAGGTTCTTCTTGGGATCAAAACCCGCCTGGAGAAGGAAATTTCCACTTACCGCCTGCTGCTGGAAGGGAATGTTGACGG GATAGCAAGAAAATCTGAATCAAAAGCTAAAG aacatgCTGGGCTGACCAATCGAAAGATCAAAGCAATTGTCCATGACAGTGTGGATGGGCAGGTGGTATCCTCCACCATCAATGAGATCCACCAGCACGCATGA